From Afipia carboxidovorans OM5, one genomic window encodes:
- a CDS encoding XdhC family protein: MLERDEDLLQTTEGWVKAGHSAALATVVKTWGSAPRPAGSNLAVRADGVFLGSVSGGCVEGAVITEALDVIASGEPKLLEFGVADEAAWKVGLSCGGTIRVFVEKIEVKD, translated from the coding sequence ATGTTGGAGCGTGATGAGGACCTTCTGCAGACGACAGAAGGTTGGGTCAAAGCCGGCCATAGCGCAGCGCTGGCAACAGTCGTAAAAACTTGGGGTTCGGCGCCTCGCCCGGCGGGCTCGAACCTCGCTGTCAGGGCGGACGGCGTGTTTCTGGGCTCGGTGTCCGGCGGGTGCGTCGAGGGTGCGGTGATCACCGAGGCTCTCGATGTCATTGCGAGCGGGGAACCGAAGCTGCTTGAATTCGGGGTCGCCGATGAGGCGGCGTGGAAGGTCGGTCTGTCCTGTGGTGGGACCATCCGGGTGTTCGTCGAGAAGATCGAAGTGAAAGACTGA
- the pcaD gene encoding 3-oxoadipate enol-lactonase, which translates to MPMIDTGDCLINVSVEGRDGGPTLMLSNPLGGTLAVWDPQIAALTRFFRVIRYDRRGHGKSGAPPGPYSIADFGRDALAILDDLNIARVHWCGLSIGGAVGQWVAANAPKRIDRLVLSNTTCHVPDAAPWHARIKTVTEKGLDAIVDGVMAGWFTDEFRDRDPEAVNRIRTMFVSNPAAGYAASCAALIGLDLRDLLPSIKAPTMVIAGRYDMSSSVQMAATIRAGIPNACLTILEAAHLSNIEAAYGFNEAVTGFLTQQ; encoded by the coding sequence ATGCCTATGATCGACACCGGGGACTGCCTCATCAACGTCTCGGTGGAAGGACGCGACGGCGGGCCGACGCTGATGCTCTCCAATCCGCTTGGGGGGACGCTGGCCGTCTGGGACCCGCAGATCGCCGCCCTCACCCGGTTCTTCCGCGTCATCCGCTATGACCGGCGCGGCCATGGCAAGTCCGGCGCCCCTCCGGGACCCTATAGCATCGCGGATTTCGGGCGCGATGCGCTCGCGATCCTCGACGACCTCAACATCGCCCGGGTGCATTGGTGCGGCCTCTCGATCGGCGGCGCGGTCGGGCAATGGGTCGCAGCGAACGCTCCGAAGCGGATCGACCGGCTGGTGCTGTCGAACACCACCTGTCATGTCCCCGATGCCGCGCCCTGGCATGCGCGGATCAAAACGGTCACTGAGAAAGGCCTCGACGCCATCGTCGACGGCGTCATGGCCGGCTGGTTCACCGATGAGTTCCGCGACCGCGACCCGGAAGCGGTGAACCGCATCCGCACCATGTTCGTCTCCAATCCCGCCGCCGGCTATGCCGCAAGCTGCGCCGCGCTGATCGGGCTCGATCTGCGGGATCTCCTGCCAAGCATCAAGGCGCCAACGATGGTGATCGCTGGGCGCTACGACATGTCCTCATCGGTGCAGATGGCCGCAACGATCCGTGCGGGAATTCCGAATGCGTGCCTGACCATTCTGGAGGCGGCGCATCTCTCCAATATCGAAGCGGCCTACGGTTTCAACGAAGCCGTGACGGGCTTTCTCACGCAGCAATAG
- a CDS encoding ABC transporter permease subunit encodes MDYFAQQLINGLVLGSIYGLIAIGYTMVYGIVGMINFAHGDIFMIGGFIALISFLVLVSLGMTAVPLVLLLVVLIAMAITALYGWTVERIAYRPLRQSFRLAPMLSAIGMSFVLSNFSQVAQGARVKPVPPIVTGGYTLFESNGFVVRLSNIQIIVVLTTVVLLAIFSWVVTRTRLGRDMRACEQDQTMASLLGVDVDRTISMTFVIGAALAAVAGMMYLLYYGVVDFFMGFVAGIKAFTAAVLGGIGSLPGAMLGGLAIGLIETLWSAYFSSEYKDVAAFSILIVVLIFMPTGLLGRPEVEKV; translated from the coding sequence ATGGATTATTTCGCCCAGCAACTCATCAACGGACTGGTTCTCGGCTCGATCTACGGGCTGATCGCGATCGGCTACACGATGGTCTACGGCATCGTTGGCATGATCAACTTCGCCCACGGCGACATCTTCATGATCGGCGGCTTCATTGCGCTGATCTCGTTTCTGGTGCTGGTCTCGCTCGGCATGACTGCCGTGCCGCTCGTGCTGTTGCTCGTCGTGCTGATCGCGATGGCAATCACCGCACTCTATGGATGGACGGTCGAGCGGATCGCCTATCGGCCGCTACGCCAATCCTTCCGCCTCGCGCCAATGCTCTCGGCCATCGGCATGTCGTTCGTGCTGTCGAACTTCTCGCAGGTCGCCCAGGGCGCACGCGTCAAGCCGGTGCCGCCGATCGTGACCGGCGGCTATACGCTCTTTGAGAGCAACGGCTTCGTGGTGCGACTCTCCAACATCCAGATCATCGTCGTGCTGACGACCGTGGTGTTGCTCGCAATTTTCTCGTGGGTGGTGACGCGCACGCGGCTCGGCCGCGACATGCGTGCCTGCGAGCAGGACCAGACGATGGCATCACTGCTCGGCGTCGATGTCGACCGCACCATCTCCATGACCTTCGTGATCGGCGCCGCGCTCGCCGCCGTCGCGGGCATGATGTACCTGCTCTATTATGGCGTCGTCGATTTCTTCATGGGCTTCGTCGCCGGCATCAAGGCGTTCACCGCTGCGGTTCTCGGCGGCATCGGCTCGCTGCCCGGCGCCATGCTGGGCGGGCTCGCCATCGGCCTCATCGAGACGCTGTGGTCGGCTTATTTCTCATCCGAATATAAGGACGTCGCCGCCTTCTCGATCCTGATCGTCGTCCTGATCTTCATGCCGACCGGGCTGCTCGGCCGTCCCGAAGTCGAAAAAGTCTGA
- the livM gene encoding high-affinity branched-chain amino acid ABC transporter permease LivM, which produces MTDQTLPAPKPKRAPHTGAAFILKRASLSAAIALVLFSLMIGIRTDAGPTGQLIYWTRFGDLAMMVVLVFAGSILVELGRQWFSARHHAPILPESAKRGLTTLGRLVVPALLIFACLAPVIFYNQRYMLDLSILVLTYIMLGWGLNIVVGLAGLLDLGYVAFYAVGAYSYALLSTTFGLSFWVCLPLAGILAAFWGILLGFPVLRLRGDYLAIVTLAFGEIIRLVLLNWQHVTGGPNGISGIPRPSLFGIPLTPGPNGLAAQLGIPFSPTHRLVLLFYIILALALLTNWVTIRLRRLPIGRAWEALREDEIACRALGINTTTTKLTAFAIGAMFGGFAGAFFATRQGFISPESFTFQESALVLAIVVLGGMGSQLGVVLSSLALIGGFELFRGFEQFRMLAFGGAMVLLMIWRPRGLIAHRDPTLFLGKPTTVSSELVKEGR; this is translated from the coding sequence GTGACCGACCAGACGCTCCCCGCACCCAAACCCAAACGCGCTCCGCACACCGGTGCGGCCTTCATCCTGAAACGGGCGTCGCTTAGTGCCGCCATCGCGCTGGTGCTGTTCTCGCTGATGATCGGCATCCGCACCGACGCGGGCCCGACCGGACAACTGATCTATTGGACGCGGTTCGGCGACCTCGCGATGATGGTGGTGCTGGTCTTTGCGGGCAGCATCCTCGTCGAGCTTGGTCGGCAATGGTTTTCCGCACGGCATCATGCGCCGATCCTGCCCGAAAGCGCCAAGCGCGGCCTGACGACCCTCGGCCGCCTTGTCGTACCCGCGCTTCTGATCTTCGCATGTCTGGCTCCGGTGATTTTCTACAATCAGCGCTACATGCTTGATCTTAGCATTCTGGTTCTCACCTACATTATGCTCGGCTGGGGCCTGAACATCGTCGTCGGCCTCGCGGGCCTGCTCGATCTCGGCTACGTCGCGTTTTACGCGGTCGGCGCCTATTCCTACGCGCTGCTGTCAACCACCTTCGGCCTGTCGTTCTGGGTCTGCCTGCCGCTCGCCGGCATCCTCGCCGCATTCTGGGGAATCCTGCTCGGCTTTCCGGTGCTGCGCCTGCGCGGTGATTATCTCGCCATCGTCACGCTGGCGTTCGGCGAGATCATCCGCCTCGTGCTGCTGAACTGGCAGCATGTCACCGGCGGCCCCAACGGCATTTCGGGCATTCCGCGCCCGAGCCTGTTCGGCATTCCATTGACGCCGGGGCCGAACGGCCTCGCCGCGCAACTCGGCATTCCGTTCTCGCCGACGCACCGCCTCGTGCTGCTGTTCTACATCATCCTCGCGCTGGCGTTGCTGACCAACTGGGTCACGATCCGCCTGCGCCGCCTGCCGATCGGCCGCGCATGGGAAGCGTTGCGCGAAGATGAGATCGCCTGCCGTGCACTCGGCATCAACACCACGACGACGAAGCTCACCGCCTTCGCCATCGGTGCGATGTTCGGCGGCTTTGCTGGCGCATTCTTCGCCACCCGACAAGGCTTCATCAGCCCGGAGTCGTTTACGTTCCAGGAATCCGCGCTGGTGCTGGCGATCGTCGTGCTCGGCGGCATGGGCTCGCAGCTCGGCGTCGTGCTATCCTCGCTCGCGCTGATCGGCGGGTTCGAGCTGTTCCGCGGCTTCGAGCAATTCCGCATGCTGGCCTTCGGCGGGGCAATGGTGCTGCTGATGATCTGGCGACCACGCGGCCTGATCGCGCATCGCGATCCGACCCTGTTTCTCGGCAAACCAACCACGGTCTCCTCCGAGCTTGTGAAGGAGGGCCGATGA
- a CDS encoding ABC transporter ATP-binding protein, which yields MTAPASILEVQHLSMRFGGIVAVNDLSFDVRRGDITALIGPNGAGKTTVFNCITGFYKPTTGMLRLTHADSREFLLERLLDYRVSKVAKVARTFQNIRLFAGMTALENLMVAQHNRLMRASGFSFLGLLGAPTFHTAEHDAIERARYWLDRIGLTARADDAAGSLPYGDQRRLEIARAMCSEPALLCLDEPAAGLNAREGEALSELLLAIRKEHGTSILLIEHDMSVVMEIADRIVVLDYGVKIAEGTPREIRDDPKVIAAYLGADEKAAIEVMEQDA from the coding sequence ATGACCGCGCCCGCCTCCATCCTCGAAGTGCAGCACCTCTCGATGCGCTTCGGCGGCATCGTTGCCGTCAACGATCTGTCGTTCGACGTGCGCCGCGGTGATATCACCGCACTGATCGGCCCGAACGGCGCGGGCAAGACCACGGTGTTCAACTGCATCACCGGCTTCTACAAGCCGACCACCGGCATGCTGCGGCTCACGCATGCGGACAGCCGCGAATTCCTGTTGGAGCGGCTTCTTGACTACCGTGTTTCGAAAGTCGCGAAGGTCGCGCGCACATTTCAGAATATTCGCCTGTTCGCGGGCATGACCGCGCTCGAAAACCTGATGGTCGCGCAGCACAATCGCCTGATGCGCGCGTCCGGCTTCAGCTTCCTCGGCCTGCTCGGTGCACCGACATTCCACACCGCCGAACATGATGCGATCGAACGCGCACGCTACTGGCTCGACCGCATCGGCCTCACCGCTCGCGCCGATGATGCAGCGGGCAGCCTGCCCTATGGCGATCAGCGCCGGCTCGAGATCGCGCGCGCGATGTGCTCGGAGCCCGCGCTGCTCTGCCTCGACGAGCCAGCCGCCGGCCTCAACGCGCGCGAGGGCGAGGCGCTGAGCGAGCTTCTGCTGGCGATCCGTAAAGAACACGGCACATCCATTCTTCTGATCGAGCACGACATGTCGGTGGTGATGGAGATCGCCGACCGCATCGTGGTGCTCGACTATGGCGTGAAGATCGCCGAAGGCACGCCGCGCGAAATTCGCGACGACCCGAAGGTGATTGCCGCCTATCTCGGCGCCGACGAGAAAGCCGCCATCGAAGTCATGGAGCAGGACGCATGA
- a CDS encoding ABC transporter ATP-binding protein: MSEAPLLAIRGLRAAYGNIEALKGIDLDVQRGEIVALIGANGAGKSTLMMTIFGRPRARDGEIIFDGEDITHTPTHRLAGLRIAQSPEGRRIFPRMSVAENLQMGADAAHVSESEHAADLERVLTLFPRLKERLTQRGGTLSGGEQQMLAIGRALMSRPRLLLLDEPSLGLAPLITRQIFDAIRTLNETDGLTVLIVEQNANHALRLAHRGYVMVNGLITMSGVASELLERPEIRAAYLEGGRH, translated from the coding sequence ATGAGCGAGGCGCCTCTCCTTGCGATCCGCGGGTTGCGCGCCGCCTATGGCAATATCGAAGCGCTGAAAGGCATCGACCTCGATGTTCAGAGGGGCGAGATCGTCGCGCTGATCGGTGCGAATGGCGCAGGCAAATCCACACTGATGATGACGATCTTCGGCCGCCCCCGCGCGCGCGACGGCGAGATCATCTTCGACGGCGAGGACATCACCCACACGCCGACGCATCGACTCGCGGGCCTGCGTATCGCGCAATCGCCCGAGGGACGACGGATATTTCCGCGCATGAGCGTTGCCGAAAATCTGCAGATGGGCGCCGACGCCGCGCATGTCAGCGAGAGCGAGCACGCTGCAGACCTCGAACGCGTGCTGACGTTGTTTCCACGCCTCAAGGAACGCCTGACGCAGCGCGGCGGCACGCTGTCCGGCGGCGAGCAGCAGATGCTGGCGATCGGGCGCGCGCTGATGAGCCGCCCACGGCTGTTGCTGCTGGACGAGCCGTCGCTCGGTCTCGCGCCACTCATCACCCGCCAGATCTTCGATGCCATCCGCACCCTGAACGAAACCGACGGCCTCACCGTGCTGATCGTCGAGCAGAACGCCAACCACGCGCTTCGGCTGGCCCATCGCGGCTATGTCATGGTCAACGGCCTCATCACCATGTCGGGGGTGGCAAGCGAACTGCTGGAGCGGCCGGAAATCCGCGCGGCCTATCTCGAGGGGGGCCGCCACTGA
- a CDS encoding DUF6867 family protein — MTALYINEAWWQAVILTLILGGGGAWLAGRAIARTWRGMHIAILATIPMAMAVRFVHFALFDEPLLAPLPWVVEAAILLSLICLSFQHTRARQIVRQYYWLYEPHGPLGWKLRQDAPQQPNPA; from the coding sequence ATGACGGCTCTCTATATCAACGAGGCCTGGTGGCAGGCTGTTATTCTCACCCTTATCCTCGGAGGCGGCGGCGCGTGGCTTGCCGGGCGTGCCATTGCCCGTACCTGGCGCGGCATGCATATCGCCATTCTGGCTACCATTCCGATGGCGATGGCGGTGCGCTTCGTGCATTTCGCGCTGTTCGATGAACCGCTGCTTGCCCCGCTGCCATGGGTTGTCGAAGCGGCCATTCTGCTGAGCTTGATCTGCCTTTCCTTTCAGCACACCCGCGCGCGGCAGATAGTGCGGCAATATTATTGGCTTTATGAACCCCACGGCCCGCTCGGCTGGAAACTGCGACAAGATGCACCGCAGCAACCAAACCCTGCGTAA
- a CDS encoding branched-chain amino acid ABC transporter substrate-binding protein has translation MIPTRLLAVTCVALFGFSAQATAQTIPVAVAGPMTGGESAFGRQMRNGAEQAVADLNDAGGVLGKKLALQIGDDACDPKQARSVAEKLANSGTVFSAGHYCSSSSIPASEVYADGNVLQISPGSTNPLLTERKLWNVLRVCGRDDQQGSAAAKYLIKNYAGKNIAILNDKTTYGKGLADETKKALNAGGVQEKLFESYNKGDKDFNSIVSRLKRENIDLVYVGGYHQEAGLILRQMRDQGLKTVMMAGDALNDKEFASITGPLAAGTLFTFGPDPRNRPDAKAIVDKFKAKNIDPEGYTLYTYAAFQVWSQGAAKAGTTDPQKVITAIKAGEWNTVIGPLSFDAKGDIKQTGYVVYKWDDKGGYAELTN, from the coding sequence ATGATCCCAACCCGCTTGCTCGCCGTCACCTGCGTGGCGCTGTTCGGCTTTTCGGCGCAGGCCACGGCTCAAACCATCCCGGTCGCCGTCGCCGGCCCCATGACCGGCGGCGAATCCGCTTTCGGCCGGCAAATGCGCAACGGCGCCGAACAGGCGGTTGCGGACCTCAACGACGCAGGCGGCGTGCTTGGCAAGAAGCTTGCGCTGCAGATCGGGGACGATGCCTGCGATCCGAAGCAGGCTCGTTCCGTAGCGGAGAAGCTCGCCAATTCGGGCACGGTGTTCTCGGCCGGACATTACTGCTCGTCCTCCTCGATCCCGGCCTCGGAAGTTTATGCCGACGGCAACGTTCTTCAGATCAGCCCCGGTTCGACCAACCCGCTTCTGACCGAGCGCAAGCTGTGGAACGTGCTGCGCGTCTGCGGGCGTGACGACCAGCAGGGCAGCGCCGCCGCAAAGTATCTCATCAAGAATTACGCCGGCAAGAACATCGCGATCCTCAACGACAAGACCACCTATGGCAAAGGTCTCGCGGACGAGACCAAGAAAGCGCTCAACGCAGGCGGCGTCCAGGAGAAGCTGTTCGAGTCCTACAACAAGGGCGACAAGGACTTTAATTCCATCGTGTCTCGCCTGAAGCGCGAGAACATCGATCTCGTCTATGTCGGCGGTTATCATCAGGAGGCAGGCTTGATCCTGCGCCAAATGCGCGATCAGGGCCTCAAGACGGTGATGATGGCAGGCGATGCGCTGAACGACAAGGAATTCGCCTCCATCACCGGCCCGCTTGCCGCCGGCACGCTGTTCACCTTCGGCCCCGACCCGCGCAACCGTCCGGATGCGAAGGCTATCGTCGACAAGTTCAAGGCGAAGAATATCGATCCGGAAGGCTACACGCTCTACACCTACGCAGCTTTCCAGGTCTGGTCGCAGGGCGCAGCCAAGGCCGGCACCACCGATCCGCAGAAGGTGATCACCGCTATCAAGGCCGGTGAGTGGAATACGGTGATCGGCCCGCTGTCGTTCGATGCCAAGGGCGACATCAAGCAGACCGGCTACGTCGTCTACAAGTGGGACGACAAGGGCGGCTACGCCGAGTTGACCAACTAA
- a CDS encoding cytochrome c biogenesis CcdA family protein codes for MIQSISIPTALFAGLVSFLSPCVLPLVPAYLVYLTGATVEQVASGEKPAASRRAVLLSALLFVLGFSTVFVGLGASASVIGGALRRWSAELSIVAGIVIIVMGLHFLGLTRIGFLMREGRLTVSKPMGLWGAYVMGLAFAFGWTPCIGPVLAAILSVAASEDTVQKGALLLAVYSAGLGIPFLLAAVLIERSSSMLARLRRYLPTVERVMGVLMILVGIAFLTGAVSSFGVWLLETFPALQSIG; via the coding sequence ATGATTCAGAGCATTTCCATCCCCACGGCGCTGTTCGCGGGCCTTGTCAGTTTTCTATCGCCCTGCGTGTTGCCGCTGGTGCCGGCCTATCTCGTCTATCTCACCGGAGCGACGGTCGAGCAGGTCGCGAGTGGCGAGAAACCTGCGGCGTCGCGCCGCGCGGTGTTGCTGAGCGCGCTCCTGTTCGTGCTCGGCTTCTCCACGGTGTTCGTCGGGCTCGGTGCAAGCGCGAGTGTCATCGGCGGCGCGCTGCGGCGCTGGTCGGCCGAACTGTCGATCGTGGCCGGCATCGTCATCATCGTGATGGGGCTGCATTTCCTCGGCCTGACGCGGATCGGATTCCTGATGCGCGAGGGCCGCCTTACGGTTTCGAAGCCGATGGGGCTGTGGGGCGCCTATGTGATGGGCCTTGCCTTCGCATTCGGCTGGACGCCCTGCATCGGCCCGGTGCTCGCGGCGATCCTGTCGGTCGCGGCTTCGGAGGATACGGTGCAGAAGGGCGCGCTGCTGCTTGCGGTTTATTCCGCGGGGCTCGGCATTCCGTTCCTGCTCGCCGCGGTTCTGATCGAGCGCTCGTCTTCGATGCTCGCGCGGCTCAGGCGTTATCTTCCGACGGTCGAGCGCGTGATGGGCGTGCTGATGATCCTTGTCGGCATCGCATTCTTGACCGGCGCGGTGTCGAGCTTCGGTGTGTGGCTGCTGGAGACGTTCCCGGCGCTGCAAAGCATCGGGTAA
- a CDS encoding P1 family peptidase: MTRNLLTDVAGISVGNAHDEALASGATAILFETPAVAALDIRGGGPGTRDSALLDLANTVERIDGLALSGGSAFGLETGGGIQAWLAAQGRGFAIGDARVPIVPGAVVFDLLNGGNKKWGRFSPYRDLGFAAAENATTDDFALGNAGAGYGATTANYKGGLGSASTTVLDGITVAALAVVNAVGTVTVGDGPWFWSAPFEENGEFGGRGLPPAFTPDMRTARLKGADNARAGENTTLVVVATDAALTKPQARRLAILAQTGFARAIYPAHAPLDGDIVFAVSLGDKPVEPLYGLTQLGMFAANVVARAIARGVYEAHALPFADTLPAWRDRFGT, from the coding sequence ATGACGAGAAATCTGCTCACCGATGTCGCAGGCATCAGCGTCGGCAATGCCCATGATGAGGCTCTCGCCTCCGGCGCGACCGCGATCCTGTTTGAAACACCGGCAGTTGCAGCGCTCGACATCCGCGGCGGCGGACCCGGCACGCGCGATAGCGCCCTGCTCGATCTCGCCAACACCGTCGAGCGGATCGACGGGCTCGCACTGTCCGGCGGCTCTGCCTTCGGACTGGAAACCGGCGGCGGCATACAGGCCTGGCTCGCGGCGCAGGGGCGCGGCTTTGCCATCGGCGATGCGCGGGTGCCGATCGTGCCAGGCGCGGTGGTGTTCGATCTTCTCAACGGCGGCAACAAGAAATGGGGCCGCTTCTCGCCCTATCGCGATCTCGGCTTCGCCGCTGCGGAGAACGCCACAACGGACGACTTTGCGCTCGGCAATGCCGGCGCGGGTTATGGTGCGACCACCGCCAACTATAAAGGCGGGCTCGGCTCCGCTTCTACCACCGTGCTTGACGGCATCACGGTTGCGGCGCTTGCCGTTGTCAACGCGGTCGGCACCGTGACTGTCGGCGACGGTCCGTGGTTCTGGTCCGCGCCGTTTGAAGAGAACGGCGAGTTCGGGGGCCGCGGCCTGCCGCCCGCCTTCACACCCGACATGCGGACGGCAAGGCTCAAAGGCGCGGACAACGCGCGCGCCGGCGAAAACACCACGCTCGTCGTCGTCGCAACCGATGCCGCTCTGACCAAGCCGCAGGCTCGCCGCCTCGCAATTCTTGCCCAGACCGGATTCGCCCGCGCGATCTATCCCGCCCACGCGCCGCTCGACGGCGACATCGTGTTCGCCGTATCGCTTGGGGATAAACCGGTCGAGCCGCTCTATGGCCTGACGCAACTCGGCATGTTCGCAGCAAATGTCGTTGCACGAGCCATTGCCCGCGGCGTCTACGAGGCACATGCCCTGCCCTTTGCCGACACTTTGCCGGCCTGGCGCGATCGCTTCGGCACATGA
- a CDS encoding tetratricopeptide repeat protein: MAFFLRSPGSGWRIYLAAAVAGISVGAVAAIALTRLPPLTTHRITTELNSAATTVPKPIANLPDLPDLLTFKAPQPWAVVGGSLLQSGLPRLAVPAFERAIAKDQTNISLRVALGEALALSQNGEISERARIEFESALQSDPNDLVARFYMARWMLQNGRAKPALVKFVGLMRTVGNDPLWYERLWQIMPEAAEQVGISRLTLEALCVAGM; encoded by the coding sequence ATGGCTTTCTTTCTGCGCAGTCCGGGTAGTGGCTGGCGGATTTATCTCGCTGCAGCTGTTGCCGGCATCAGTGTAGGCGCCGTTGCCGCCATCGCGCTGACACGGCTGCCGCCCCTTACCACCCATCGCATCACGACTGAGCTCAACAGCGCGGCGACGACTGTGCCGAAGCCAATCGCAAATCTGCCGGACCTGCCTGACCTGCTAACCTTCAAAGCCCCACAACCATGGGCTGTTGTCGGCGGCTCGCTCTTGCAAAGCGGCTTGCCGAGGCTTGCCGTACCGGCTTTCGAGCGTGCGATCGCAAAAGATCAAACCAACATTTCGCTCCGCGTCGCACTCGGCGAGGCACTTGCGCTGTCGCAGAATGGCGAGATCAGCGAGCGTGCGCGCATCGAGTTTGAAAGCGCGCTGCAGTCCGATCCAAACGATCTGGTCGCGCGATTCTATATGGCGCGCTGGATGCTGCAGAACGGCCGCGCGAAGCCCGCACTCGTCAAGTTTGTCGGCTTGATGCGTACCGTCGGCAACGATCCGCTCTGGTACGAACGGTTGTGGCAGATTATGCCTGAAGCCGCCGAGCAGGTCGGCATCAGCCGACTCACGCTCGAGGCGTTGTGCGTTGCAGGGATGTGA
- a CDS encoding multicopper oxidase domain-containing protein: MTGNGRLLPIQTLVSAALVSGLTLFVSPALAETRHFSMTIEDTVLTLVDKQTFHTFSFNGQSPGPLIHVTEGDDLEIEVENQTTLPHTIHWHGMFQRGSWKNDGVPDTTQPAIAPGETFTYRFKAEPSGTMWYHCHVNVNEHVAMRGMWGPLIVDPKDPPAVEKEVTKDYIMMFSSWVSSWANKPGQGGIPGDEADYFTINGKAFPDTQPLRIKEGDVIRIRLIGAGDEIHSIHLHGHDFEVYAKDGRPLANPYLADTILFGPGERYDLILRADNPGIWMVHDHVDRHTVNGKSPMGGMMTTIEYQEIPVKEQSFYSWKNKQFVPDFYYEESLKKPLGMHESSAFKGVPAP; the protein is encoded by the coding sequence ATGACTGGCAATGGACGACTCTTGCCTATTCAAACCCTGGTTTCTGCTGCGCTCGTATCCGGACTGACACTGTTCGTCTCTCCGGCTCTCGCCGAGACTCGCCACTTCTCGATGACGATTGAGGACACCGTCCTCACACTGGTGGACAAACAGACCTTCCACACCTTCTCATTCAACGGCCAATCACCGGGACCGCTGATCCACGTCACTGAAGGCGACGATCTCGAAATCGAAGTCGAGAACCAGACGACGCTGCCGCATACGATCCATTGGCACGGCATGTTCCAGCGCGGAAGCTGGAAGAACGACGGCGTGCCGGACACGACGCAGCCCGCGATCGCACCAGGTGAAACCTTCACCTATCGCTTCAAGGCCGAGCCTTCGGGGACGATGTGGTACCACTGCCACGTCAACGTCAACGAGCACGTTGCGATGCGTGGCATGTGGGGACCGCTGATCGTCGACCCGAAAGATCCGCCGGCGGTCGAGAAGGAAGTCACCAAGGACTACATCATGATGTTCTCCAGCTGGGTCTCCAGTTGGGCGAACAAGCCCGGTCAGGGCGGCATTCCGGGCGATGAAGCCGACTACTTCACCATCAACGGCAAAGCCTTCCCCGACACGCAGCCGCTGCGCATTAAAGAAGGCGACGTCATCCGCATTCGCCTGATCGGCGCGGGCGACGAGATTCACTCGATCCACCTTCACGGCCATGACTTCGAAGTCTACGCCAAGGACGGCCGCCCGCTCGCCAACCCCTACCTTGCTGACACGATCCTGTTCGGCCCAGGCGAGCGCTACGACCTCATTCTGCGCGCCGATAATCCCGGCATCTGGATGGTGCACGACCATGTCGACCGTCACACCGTGAACGGCAAGTCGCCGATGGGCGGCATGATGACGACGATCGAGTACCAGGAAATCCCGGTGAAGGAGCAGTCCTTCTACAGCTGGAAAAACAAGCAATTCGTGCCGGACTTCTACTACGAGGAGTCGCTGAAGAAGCCGCTCGGCATGCACGAGAGCTCCGCGTTCAAAGGAGTACCGGCACCGTAG